A single window of Jeotgalibacillus haloalkalitolerans DNA harbors:
- a CDS encoding Nif3-like dinuclear metal center hexameric protein, with protein sequence MKQVNGHQVVQLLEQFSPKAFAMEGDPVGLQTGALNRKVSKVLTTLDVTHEVVDEAIEKGANFIIAHHPLIFRPLKTINLETSAGRLIEKCIKNDITVFAAHTNLDVAKGGVNDMLSEALGLQEPSVLVKTFEDTYKKLIVFVPETHASIVRDAITAAGAGQIGDYSDCTFTTAGTGRFKPDTNAKPFIGEQGSIEEVKEEKVESIFKASNEKEILHALKSSHPYEEPAFDVFEQSIPGEVYGLGRVGKLKEPVSLGEFTAFVKKQLNVPAVRVTGDPEKQIKKAAVLGGMGSKYFQTAKFAGADVYITGDVDFHTAQDAEAAGLSIIDPGHHVEEIMKTGLAVELTKRANNEGLNVEFIPSSLSTEPFTFM encoded by the coding sequence GACCCGGTAGGATTACAGACTGGCGCTTTGAACCGGAAAGTGTCAAAGGTGTTGACGACGCTTGATGTAACCCATGAGGTAGTTGATGAAGCAATCGAAAAAGGTGCCAACTTTATCATTGCCCATCACCCGCTTATTTTTCGCCCTTTAAAAACGATCAACCTGGAGACAAGTGCCGGGAGACTGATTGAAAAGTGTATAAAAAATGATATCACTGTATTTGCAGCGCATACGAACCTTGATGTTGCCAAAGGCGGTGTGAATGATATGCTTTCTGAAGCGCTTGGTCTTCAGGAGCCGAGTGTACTTGTTAAAACATTTGAAGACACGTATAAAAAACTGATCGTTTTTGTGCCGGAGACACATGCTTCGATCGTGCGTGATGCCATCACAGCTGCTGGAGCAGGACAGATAGGGGATTATTCCGACTGCACATTTACAACGGCTGGAACAGGGCGTTTTAAACCGGATACAAATGCAAAACCATTTATTGGTGAGCAGGGCTCAATCGAAGAGGTAAAGGAAGAAAAAGTGGAAAGTATATTTAAGGCTTCAAATGAAAAAGAAATTTTACATGCGCTCAAATCTTCACACCCTTATGAAGAGCCAGCTTTTGATGTGTTCGAACAGTCAATTCCAGGAGAAGTATATGGTCTCGGCCGTGTCGGTAAACTGAAAGAGCCTGTGTCGCTTGGTGAATTCACAGCTTTCGTTAAGAAACAGTTGAACGTGCCGGCTGTGAGAGTGACCGGTGACCCTGAGAAGCAAATAAAAAAAGCGGCAGTATTAGGCGGTATGGGAAGCAAGTATTTCCAGACAGCGAAGTTTGCCGGCGCAGATGTGTATATTACCGGAGATGTTGATTTCCACACTGCCCAGGATGCAGAAGCAGCCGGACTTTCTATTATTGACCCCGGGCATCATGTAGAAGAAATCATGAAAACAGGGTTAGCAGTTGAATTAACGAAGAGAGCAAATAACGAAGGGCTCAACGTAGAATTTATACCGTCATCCCTTTCGACTGAGCCTTTTACATTTATGTAA